In Mycteria americana isolate JAX WOST 10 ecotype Jacksonville Zoo and Gardens chromosome 5, USCA_MyAme_1.0, whole genome shotgun sequence, one DNA window encodes the following:
- the LRRC4C gene encoding leucine-rich repeat-containing protein 4C codes for MLNKMTLHPQQIMIGPRFNRALFDPLLVVLLALQLLVVAGLVRAQTCPSVCSCSNQFSKVICVRKNLRDVPDGISTNTRLLNLHENQIQIIKVNSFKHLRHLEILQLSRNHIRTIEIGAFNGLANLNTLELFDNRLTTIPNGAFVYLSKLKELWLRNNPIESIPSYAFNRIPSLRRLDLGELKRLSYISEGAFEGLSNLRYLNLAMCNLREIPNLTPLVKLDELDLSGNHLTAIRPGSFQGLMHLQKLWMIQSQIQVIERNAFDNLQSLVEINLAHNNLTLLPHDLFTPLRLERIHLHHNPWNCNCDILWLSWWIKDKAPSNTACCARCHTPPSLKGRYIGELDLNYFTCYAPVIVEPPADLNVTEGMAAEMKCRASTSLTSVSWITPNGSVMTHGAYRVRIAVLSDGTLNFTKVTVQDTGLYTCMVSNSVGNTTASATLNVTALDNPGYTYFSTVTVETVEPSQDEAQTTEQVGPTPVTNWETTNMTTSLTPQSTRSTEKTFTIPVTDTNNGIPGIDEVMKTTKIIIGCFVAITLMAAVMLVIFYKMRKQHHRQNHHAPTRTVEIINVDDELTGDTPIESHLPMPAIEHEHLNHYNSYKSPFNHTTTVNTINSIHSSVHEPLLIRMNSKDNVQETQI; via the coding sequence ATGTTGAACAAGATGACCTTACATCCACAGCAGATAATGATAGGTCCTAGGTTTAACAGGGCCCTATTTGACCCCCTGCTTGTGGTGCTGTTGGCTCTTCAGCTTCTTGTGGTGGCTGGTCTAGTGAGGGCTCAAACTTGCCCTTCTGTCTGCTCCTGCAGCAACCAGTTCAGTAAAGTGATTTGTGTACGGAAAAATCTGAGAGACGTGCCAGACGGCATCTCCACCAACACCCGGTTACTCAATCTCCATGAGAACCAGATCCAAATCATTAAAGTTAATAGCTTCAAGCATCTGAGGCACCTAGAAATCCTGCAGCTCAGTAGGAATCACATCAGAACAATTGAAATAGGGGCTTTCAATGGTCTGGCCAATCTCAACACTTTGGAACTCTTTGACAATCGTCTGACCACTATCCCAAATGGGGCTTTTGTATACTTGTCAAAACTGAAGGAACTGTGGTTGAGAAACAACCCCATTGAAAGCATCCCTTCTTATGCTTTTAACAGAATCCCTTCTCTCCGGAGATTGGATTTGGGGGAATTGAAAAGGCTTTCATACATCTCAGAAGGTGCCTTTGAAGGTCTGTCCAACTTGAGGTATTTGAACCTTGCCATGTGCAATCTTCGAGAGATTCCTAACCTCACCCCACTTGTAAAACTGGATGAGTTAGATCTTTCTGGGAATCACCTGACTGCCATCCGGCCAGGTTCATTCCAAGGGTTAATGCATCTTCAGAAATTGTGGATGATACAGTCCCAGATTCAAGTGATAGAAAGGAATGCTTTTGATAATCTTCAGTCACTTGTAGAGATCAATCTGGCACACAACAATCTAACATTACTGCCTCATGACCTGTTCACACCACTCCGCCTAGAAAGGATCCACTTGCATCACAATCCTTGGAACTGCAACTGTGATATCCTTTGGCTCAGCTGGTGGATTAAAGACAAGGCACCCTCCAATACTGCATGCTGTGCCCGTTGCCACACACCTCCCAGTTTAAAAGGAAGGTACATTGGTGAGCTGGACCTGAATTACTTCACATGTTATGCTCCAGTCATAGTGGAGCCACCAGCAGACCTCAACGTCACAGAAGGCATGGCTGCAGAGATGAAATGCCGGGCATCAACCTCCCTGACTTCTGTGTCTTGGATTACTCCAAATGGATCTGTTATGACGCATGGGGCATACAGAGTTCGGATTGCTGTGCTCAGTGATGGCACATTAAATTTTACAAAGGTAACCGTGCAAGACACGGGTTTGTATACATGCATGGTGAGTAACTCTGTTGGGAATACCACAGCTTCTGCCACACTGAATGTGACTGCCCTGGATAACCCTGGTTACACGTACTTTTCAACTGTCACAGTAGAGACTGTGGAACCTTCTCAGGATGAGGCACAGACCACAGAGCAGGTTGGGCCCACACCAGTTACCAACTGGGAGACCACTAACATGACAACCTCACTCACTCCACAGAGCACAAGATCAACAGAAAAAACGTTCACCATTCCTGTGACGGACACAAACAACGGGATCCCGGGAATAGATGAGGTTATGAAGACTACCAAAATCATAATTGGTTGTTTTGTGGCTATCACTCTCATGGCTGCTGTGATGCTGGTAATTTTCTACAAAATGAGGAAACAGCATCACCGGCAGAACCATCATGCTCCAACACGGACTGTAGAGATCATTAATGTGGATGATGAGCTTACAGGTGACACACCCATAGAGAGTCACTTGCCCATGCCAGCAATAGAGCATGAGCACCTAAATCACTATAACTCTTATAAGTCTCCTTTCAACCACACAACAACAGTTAACACAATAAATTCAATACACAGTTCAGTGCATGAACCGTTATTGATCCGAATGAACTCAAAAGACAATGTACAAGAGACTCAAATCTAA